A window of Candidatus Bathyarchaeota archaeon contains these coding sequences:
- a CDS encoding serine hydroxymethyltransferase, producing MTDMPELIVDLIEASKKHEQYRDKECINMIASEGIKSPAVCQMLDMSHDLATRYAEGDNDMAGHVKKRYYQGQKYMSQIEDLACDAVKNLFGASWADVRLISGTHANTATFKGLSMASRNNKMVVTPLSCGAHISHDYTGLAGSILGIDNINHVYDLKEFNIDAEKSAYVIRAAKPGIVTFGGSLFLFPHPIKELKEVCDEVGAYIAYDAAHVLGLIAGGQFQDPLREGADFITSSTHKTFPGPQGGVIMGNPDTPAKEKAVRKIQHAVFPLTASSTHLGRLPALGIACLEMKLFGKELATQIVKNAQTAGQYLYENGVKVIAEHKGFTRSHQIALDIRAFGGGNKIAQDLEDANIILNKNLLPYDDQDTKENPSGLRVGFQDITRRGFREGDIKHLCDLMLDVIKGKRSPAEVKVDVLALKKEFSGVKYGFQSVDEALKYVKKP from the coding sequence ATGACAGATATGCCCGAATTAATCGTTGACTTAATCGAAGCATCCAAAAAGCATGAGCAGTACCGCGACAAAGAATGCATAAACATGATCGCAAGCGAAGGCATCAAGTCACCCGCTGTCTGCCAAATGCTGGACATGAGCCACGACCTCGCCACCCGATACGCGGAAGGCGACAACGACATGGCGGGGCACGTTAAGAAACGTTACTATCAAGGGCAAAAATACATGTCCCAAATCGAAGACCTCGCATGCGACGCAGTCAAAAACCTTTTTGGCGCGTCATGGGCCGATGTCCGTTTAATCTCAGGTACCCACGCCAACACAGCCACATTCAAAGGCTTATCGATGGCTTCCAGAAACAACAAAATGGTCGTCACCCCCTTAAGCTGCGGTGCCCACATAAGCCACGACTACACGGGTTTAGCAGGCAGCATACTTGGAATAGACAACATCAACCACGTCTACGACCTAAAAGAATTCAACATAGACGCCGAAAAATCCGCCTACGTTATCCGCGCCGCGAAACCCGGCATCGTCACCTTCGGCGGCAGCCTCTTCCTCTTTCCACACCCAATAAAAGAACTCAAAGAAGTCTGCGACGAAGTAGGCGCATACATAGCCTACGACGCCGCGCACGTTTTGGGTTTGATTGCAGGCGGCCAATTCCAAGACCCATTGCGCGAAGGCGCTGATTTTATCACTTCTTCCACTCACAAGACTTTTCCAGGTCCACAGGGTGGCGTCATCATGGGCAACCCAGATACACCCGCCAAAGAGAAGGCGGTGCGGAAAATCCAGCATGCCGTCTTCCCCTTAACCGCTTCCAGCACGCACCTCGGCAGACTGCCCGCATTAGGTATCGCCTGTCTCGAAATGAAGCTCTTCGGTAAAGAACTAGCCACCCAAATCGTCAAAAACGCCCAAACCGCTGGGCAGTACCTTTACGAAAACGGCGTCAAAGTCATAGCTGAACATAAAGGCTTCACACGCAGCCACCAAATAGCCCTTGACATTCGAGCGTTCGGCGGCGGCAATAAAATCGCCCAAGACCTCGAAGACGCAAACATCATCCTCAACAAAAACCTGCTGCCCTACGACGACCAAGACACCAAAGAGAACCCCTCAGGTCTACGCGTTGGGTTCCAAGACATCACTCGCCGCGGTTTCCGCGAAGGCGACATCAAACACCTCTGCGACTTGATGCTGGATGTAATCAAGGGCAAACGTAGTCCCGCTGAGGTTAAGGTTGATGTGTTGGCGCTTAAGAAAGAGTTTTCTGGCGTCAAATACGGTTTCCAAAGCGTTGATGAAGCCCTAAAATACGTCAAAAAGCCCTAA
- a CDS encoding phosphoribosyltransferase produces MSVKVLSQSSSLSFHVQTSNNSSRITFFSLYKGGEVHFETSRDSSWCGYGTVCPLNCEFIEKIASHFSQLVVLCLRAIAITTRIERLNRTQKPNSPKEAPTIQYEIPTWNQIYDILIAQAQKIQTSLFNPELIVAIARGGLVPARILADLLEVTQIATLQVEFYVDIAQTKAEPTIKHALTAPVQGKKVLLVDDIADTGKSLQVTEKYLKNQGAQEVRCATIYFKPQSVKKPDYFEKETDSWVIFPWDTKETLRCITRKQLGKRQANQEIQKIVKAGLPKQLADKLLSGMQEPK; encoded by the coding sequence GTGAGTGTAAAAGTCTTGTCGCAGTCTTCTTCGCTGAGTTTTCATGTTCAAACCAGCAATAACAGTTCAAGAATCACCTTTTTTTCTTTATATAAGGGAGGGGAGGTACACTTTGAGACGTCGCGTGATTCCAGCTGGTGCGGATACGGAACCGTATGCCCCCTAAACTGTGAGTTCATAGAAAAAATTGCTTCGCACTTCTCTCAATTAGTTGTGTTATGTTTACGTGCAATCGCAATCACCACTCGTATCGAAAGGCTTAACAGAACCCAAAAACCAAATTCCCCTAAAGAGGCACCAACAATACAGTACGAAATCCCCACATGGAACCAAATCTACGACATACTCATAGCGCAGGCTCAGAAAATCCAGACTTCACTCTTCAACCCCGAGCTCATTGTAGCGATAGCACGTGGCGGCTTAGTTCCTGCCCGTATTTTGGCGGATTTGCTTGAAGTAACGCAGATTGCGACCTTACAGGTTGAGTTCTATGTGGATATAGCTCAAACAAAAGCGGAACCCACAATAAAACATGCACTCACCGCGCCTGTGCAAGGTAAAAAGGTGCTTCTGGTAGATGACATCGCGGACACAGGAAAAAGCCTGCAAGTAACCGAAAAATACCTCAAAAATCAGGGTGCCCAAGAAGTCAGGTGTGCAACAATCTACTTTAAACCTCAAAGTGTCAAAAAACCTGACTATTTCGAGAAGGAAACTGACAGTTGGGTTATTTTTCCTTGGGACACTAAAGAAACGCTGCGTTGCATAACCAGAAAACAGTTAGGGAAACGGCAAGCTAATCAAGAAATTCAAAAAATTGTAAAAGCAGGTTTACCCAAACAGTTAGCTGACAAACTCTTAAGCGGAATGCAGGAGCCAAAATGA
- the cgi121 gene encoding KEOPS complex subunit Cgi121, whose translation MMLQQIEEFGKYVEITGYRNISFSKVDEFLKANRKQNNLHVEVQFFEADLIATQEHLYFAVLNALQAFHSKTNKSKSVAMETMLYAAAQRQIQKAIDKIGVKPETKAMAVVVVGSSPKCVEAMIKELTSCVGSEPDDSVLKLTKPKQQKIKETFQISAEQLKTQPVTTEEALVNLVIEDVALLSTQL comes from the coding sequence ATGATGCTGCAGCAAATCGAAGAATTCGGTAAATACGTCGAAATCACAGGTTACCGAAACATATCTTTCAGTAAAGTTGATGAGTTCTTAAAAGCTAACCGCAAACAAAACAACCTGCACGTAGAAGTCCAGTTTTTTGAAGCTGACCTGATCGCAACACAGGAACACCTCTACTTTGCAGTCCTCAACGCTTTGCAAGCCTTTCACAGCAAAACCAACAAATCCAAAAGCGTTGCCATGGAAACCATGCTGTATGCGGCAGCGCAGCGGCAAATCCAGAAAGCCATCGACAAAATCGGCGTTAAACCTGAAACTAAAGCAATGGCGGTAGTGGTTGTAGGCAGCAGCCCCAAATGTGTGGAAGCGATGATAAAAGAGTTAACCTCGTGTGTTGGCAGTGAACCTGACGATTCAGTTCTCAAACTAACCAAACCTAAGCAACAAAAAATCAAGGAAACATTCCAAATATCCGCTGAGCAACTAAAAACCCAACCAGTCACCACAGAAGAGGCGCTGGTTAACTTGGTAATCGAAGACGTAGCCCTTCTTTCAACGCAACTTTAG
- a CDS encoding THUMP domain-containing protein produces the protein MISDFNLLATTARGNEKAMTHEIVYLLKDELGDAEAKASKTKIRGLIVAKTALDPIAVIEKFHSILTERPYMFRYALRIVPIQRVVPTDLEEIKKATAELATKIGETQSFRVTVEKRFTELHTKDLIEAAVGDIKARVDLKNPDWVIQVEVLGALTGVSLIHPNDVLGVVKEKIL, from the coding sequence ATGATTAGCGACTTTAACCTCTTAGCCACCACTGCACGCGGCAACGAGAAAGCCATGACCCACGAAATCGTTTACCTCCTAAAAGACGAATTAGGCGACGCCGAAGCTAAAGCAAGCAAAACCAAAATCCGCGGCTTAATAGTCGCCAAAACTGCACTTGACCCCATCGCAGTCATAGAGAAATTCCACAGCATCCTCACAGAGCGACCCTATATGTTCCGTTATGCCCTGCGTATCGTGCCTATTCAACGGGTTGTACCCACGGATTTGGAGGAAATCAAGAAGGCAACCGCGGAGTTGGCGACAAAAATTGGCGAAACACAGAGTTTCCGTGTTACCGTCGAGAAACGTTTCACTGAACTGCACACAAAAGACCTCATCGAAGCAGCAGTGGGCGACATAAAAGCTCGTGTTGATCTCAAAAACCCTGATTGGGTAATTCAGGTTGAGGTGTTGGGGGCTTTGACTGGGGTTTCGCTGATTCATCCAAACGATGTTTTGGGTGTTGTGAAAGAGAAAATCCTCTAA
- a CDS encoding 2-isopropylmalate synthase: MKFLDTTLRDGEQTPGVSLIPENKLRIAQRLDELGVDVIEAGFAAVSEGEMEAVSLIAKQGLRAEVSSAGRGTKGDIDAVIKSGASTMSMIIPTSDLHIECKLRKTREQVLKITEDCVRYAKAHGLIVELLAEDATRSDFAYLTKVFQTAVDAGVDRVTPCDTVGYLTPERTVEFFAKLKETIKVPIGVHCHNDFGMAVANSVAALGVGVEQCHATINGLGERAGNAALEEIVVALRTFYKLDLNIKTELLYSTSQLVSRLTGVHVQPNKAVVGENAFTHESGIHTQGVLANPLTYEPIAPELVGCKRRIAPGKHSGSNAIRNDLANMGLKPSEEQFKEIMLRIKELGDKGKAVMDADVLAIAETVMGLSGEKPIWLEELTFVGGNKVTATASVRLKVQGKEVWGSAIGVGPVDAAINAVKAAIAETEPITLEQYNVKAITGGTDAMVEVVVHLRKGNRTVTAMGVREDIVKASMDAVISGMNVLKTDYNGKAQKP, encoded by the coding sequence GTGAAATTTTTAGACACCACCCTGCGGGATGGTGAACAAACACCCGGAGTCAGTCTGATTCCTGAAAACAAACTAAGGATAGCCCAGAGGCTAGACGAACTCGGTGTGGACGTTATCGAAGCTGGGTTCGCCGCAGTCAGCGAGGGCGAAATGGAGGCAGTGTCGCTTATTGCCAAGCAGGGCTTGCGAGCTGAAGTTAGTAGCGCAGGCAGAGGCACCAAAGGCGACATCGATGCCGTCATCAAAAGCGGCGCCTCCACGATGAGCATGATCATACCCACCTCAGACTTACACATTGAGTGTAAACTCCGCAAAACCCGCGAGCAAGTGCTCAAAATAACTGAGGACTGTGTGCGGTACGCTAAAGCCCACGGATTGATCGTGGAGTTGTTGGCGGAAGATGCGACACGCTCAGACTTTGCATACTTAACCAAAGTGTTCCAAACCGCGGTAGATGCAGGTGTGGATCGCGTTACGCCCTGCGACACAGTCGGTTACTTAACCCCTGAACGTACCGTGGAGTTCTTCGCTAAACTAAAAGAAACAATCAAGGTGCCGATTGGAGTACACTGCCACAACGACTTTGGCATGGCAGTAGCCAACTCGGTTGCAGCGCTCGGAGTCGGGGTTGAACAGTGCCACGCCACAATCAACGGCTTAGGCGAACGTGCAGGTAACGCGGCGCTTGAGGAAATCGTGGTCGCCCTGCGCACGTTCTACAAACTGGACCTCAACATCAAAACTGAGTTGCTCTACAGCACCAGCCAACTGGTCAGCCGTTTAACAGGCGTTCATGTGCAGCCCAACAAAGCAGTAGTTGGAGAAAACGCCTTCACACACGAATCAGGCATACACACCCAAGGCGTCCTAGCAAACCCCCTCACGTACGAACCCATCGCACCTGAACTCGTCGGTTGCAAACGGCGCATTGCACCGGGCAAACACAGCGGCTCAAACGCTATTCGAAACGACCTTGCTAACATGGGTCTTAAACCCAGCGAAGAGCAGTTCAAAGAGATCATGCTGCGCATCAAGGAACTCGGCGACAAAGGCAAAGCAGTCATGGATGCAGATGTCTTAGCCATAGCTGAAACCGTTATGGGGTTGAGTGGTGAAAAGCCGATTTGGCTTGAGGAACTCACGTTCGTCGGAGGCAACAAAGTTACTGCGACGGCGTCGGTTCGGCTTAAAGTGCAGGGCAAAGAGGTTTGGGGTAGCGCTATCGGAGTGGGTCCCGTCGATGCAGCCATTAACGCTGTTAAGGCAGCTATCGCTGAAACTGAGCCTATCACGCTGGAGCAGTACAACGTTAAGGCGATTACTGGTGGCACAGACGCCATGGTTGAAGTTGTCGTTCATCTTCGTAAGGGAAACCGTACTGTGACGGCGATGGGTGTCAGAGAAGACATCGTCAAGGCCAGCATGGATGCGGTTATTTCAGGTATGAACGTGCTTAAGACGGATTACAACGGCAAAGCACAGAAACCATGA
- a CDS encoding flavodoxin family protein: MKTLLVVYSYHHLNTQKVADVFARILDAEIVTPQHANPSGLEGYDLVGFGAGIDSGKHYKPLLDFADQLPNVNGKKAFIFSTSGVSNTKYKTKIHTSLREKLQTKGYTIVDEFNCHGFNTNSFLKHIGGMNKGRPNQEDLQKAETFAQNLKHPL, from the coding sequence ATGAAAACATTGCTAGTTGTATATTCATATCATCACCTAAACACTCAGAAAGTTGCGGATGTCTTCGCAAGGATTCTGGATGCAGAAATAGTTACGCCTCAGCATGCTAACCCGTCTGGGCTTGAGGGGTATGATTTAGTTGGGTTTGGCGCTGGAATCGATAGCGGAAAACACTACAAGCCGCTACTTGACTTCGCCGACCAACTCCCCAACGTCAACGGCAAGAAAGCCTTCATTTTCTCAACCAGCGGAGTCTCAAACACAAAATACAAAACCAAAATCCACACCTCCCTGCGAGAAAAACTCCAAACCAAAGGCTACACCATCGTCGATGAATTCAACTGCCACGGCTTCAACACCAACAGCTTCCTCAAACACATAGGCGGTATGAACAAAGGCAGACCCAACCAAGAAGACCTCCAAAAAGCAGAAACATTCGCCCAAAACCTAAAACACCCCCTCTAA
- a CDS encoding AbrB/MazE/SpoVT family DNA-binding domain-containing protein — METVTVSKKYQIVIPEKLRKKAGIKPGDKMVAITKHGIIQYIPVRPIKETEGFIPGLDTENLRDESDRID; from the coding sequence ATGGAAACGGTGACTGTTTCAAAAAAATACCAAATCGTAATCCCAGAAAAACTCCGCAAAAAAGCAGGCATCAAACCAGGCGACAAAATGGTCGCCATAACAAAACACGGCATCATCCAATACATCCCCGTACGTCCTATAAAAGAAACCGAAGGATTCATCCCTGGACTTGACACCGAAAACCTCCGCGACGAGTCTGACCGCATTGATTAG
- a CDS encoding type II toxin-antitoxin system VapC family toxin, with the protein MTPKTSATSLTALISIDISGWIERFTKGPKAAKYKTVIESTKPKDIVTSVVVLYEVYKKIKKLKGEEEALLAVAALSQTTVVPIDQTISLEAADYSLEYSLHFSDALVYATARHYKAQLYTSDDDLRPLKMVCFI; encoded by the coding sequence TTGACACCGAAAACCTCCGCGACGAGTCTGACCGCATTGATTAGCATAGACATCTCCGGCTGGATTGAACGGTTCACAAAGGGACCCAAAGCAGCAAAATACAAAACCGTAATCGAATCCACCAAACCCAAAGACATCGTCACCTCGGTTGTGGTGCTCTATGAAGTTTACAAGAAAATCAAAAAGCTCAAAGGCGAAGAAGAAGCCCTCTTGGCAGTCGCAGCACTAAGCCAAACCACAGTGGTTCCCATCGACCAGACAATATCTCTTGAAGCCGCAGATTACAGCCTTGAGTATAGCTTGCATTTCTCAGACGCCCTTGTTTACGCCACAGCCAGACACTACAAAGCCCAACTCTATACAAGCGACGACGATTTAAGACCACTAAAAATGGTATGCTTCATCTAA
- a CDS encoding heavy metal-binding domain-containing protein, translating into MNCPRCGNNVPDGANYCSKCGAQLTPTTPFLIVTTPTIAGYRIKKVLGLVTGLTPRTRGIFGKFIAGFESMAGGEVTAFTSEMEKARWEAIERAKARAMALGANAIIGIDVETSDLGLQNGVVLFSATGTAVVIEPDVEEGKVVPL; encoded by the coding sequence ATGAATTGCCCCCGATGTGGAAACAATGTTCCCGACGGCGCAAACTACTGCAGCAAATGCGGCGCCCAACTAACCCCAACCACACCCTTCCTAATCGTAACAACCCCCACAATAGCAGGGTATAGGATCAAAAAAGTACTGGGCTTAGTCACCGGCTTAACACCCCGCACCAGAGGTATATTCGGCAAATTCATCGCTGGTTTTGAGTCGATGGCTGGCGGCGAAGTAACCGCTTTTACCTCTGAGATGGAGAAGGCACGTTGGGAAGCCATTGAACGGGCAAAAGCACGGGCTATGGCTCTTGGCGCTAACGCAATAATAGGCATCGACGTGGAGACATCTGATTTGGGCTTGCAGAATGGGGTTGTGTTGTTTTCGGCCACGGGAACTGCCGTTGTGATTGAGCCTGACGTTGAAGAGGGCAAAGTTGTGCCGCTCTAA
- a CDS encoding long-chain fatty acid--CoA ligase, with translation MNDSKPWLKNWPHGVPKHIEYHTVPLHMLLHQAAKNQPKKTAITCGTQEITYSELDLLSNQFANALISRFGVQKGECVALYLPNVPQFVIAYFGALKTGAAVTAISPLHREREVEYQLRDSGAETIVTLDTLYPVVADVREKTQQKNIVISRIGEYGFFGDFQEGFPEEPPDVEVDSEDLAALQYTGGTTGTAKGAMLTHYNLVSNAQAFAAMIQAKSSDIFLTALPLFHIYGMTTSMATPISVAAKMVLMPKFEPAKVLESIQKHKVTVFCGVPTMYQYLLANPDLSKYNLKSIRACISGATSMPPQVQKQFMEVTGGFLAEGYGLTEASPVTHCNPVDKARLHVGSIGLPLPDTDAKIVDLETGKKTLAVGEVGELAVTGPQIMSCYWQKPTETSHVLRSGWLLTGDIARMDADGYFYIVDRKKDLIKHKGFSVYPRELEDVLYEHPAVKLCAVVGKADAEAGEVPKAFVVLKEGRAVLAEDLMTYVNTKVASYKAIREVEFRKELPLSAAGKVLRRQLKEQQN, from the coding sequence TTGAATGACTCGAAGCCTTGGTTAAAAAATTGGCCTCACGGAGTACCTAAACACATAGAATACCACACAGTTCCCCTGCATATGCTTCTTCATCAAGCAGCCAAAAACCAACCCAAAAAAACCGCCATAACATGCGGCACCCAAGAAATCACCTACTCCGAACTCGATTTGCTCTCAAACCAGTTTGCCAACGCACTCATCTCCAGATTTGGGGTGCAAAAAGGCGAATGCGTTGCACTCTATTTGCCCAATGTGCCCCAGTTTGTTATAGCTTATTTTGGTGCTCTAAAGACGGGTGCTGCGGTGACAGCGATTAGTCCGCTTCATCGAGAACGGGAAGTGGAATATCAACTGAGAGATTCAGGGGCTGAAACCATCGTTACACTCGACACACTCTACCCAGTTGTGGCAGATGTCCGCGAAAAAACACAACAAAAAAACATCGTAATTTCCCGTATTGGTGAATACGGCTTTTTTGGGGATTTCCAAGAGGGCTTTCCCGAAGAACCACCCGATGTAGAGGTTGACTCAGAAGATTTAGCAGCACTTCAGTACACGGGAGGCACCACTGGAACGGCCAAAGGCGCTATGCTTACCCATTACAACTTGGTTTCAAACGCCCAAGCATTCGCCGCGATGATACAAGCAAAAAGCAGCGACATCTTCCTGACTGCTTTGCCTCTTTTCCACATCTACGGCATGACGACGAGCATGGCCACACCCATAAGTGTAGCCGCAAAAATGGTGCTTATGCCCAAGTTTGAACCCGCCAAAGTCCTCGAAAGCATCCAGAAGCACAAAGTCACTGTCTTCTGCGGCGTCCCCACCATGTACCAATACCTGCTCGCCAACCCTGACCTATCCAAATACAATTTAAAGTCGATTCGAGCCTGCATTTCAGGGGCTACTTCGATGCCGCCGCAAGTGCAGAAGCAATTCATGGAGGTTACAGGCGGATTTTTAGCGGAAGGATATGGATTAACCGAAGCATCCCCAGTTACCCACTGTAATCCAGTTGACAAAGCGCGGCTGCACGTTGGCTCGATTGGGTTGCCTCTGCCTGATACAGACGCAAAAATCGTCGATTTAGAGACGGGGAAAAAGACGCTTGCGGTTGGGGAGGTGGGCGAGTTGGCAGTTACAGGTCCGCAAATCATGAGCTGTTACTGGCAGAAACCCACCGAAACCTCACATGTGCTCCGCTCGGGTTGGCTTCTCACTGGCGACATCGCCCGCATGGATGCAGACGGCTACTTCTATATCGTCGACCGCAAAAAAGACCTTATCAAACACAAAGGCTTCAGCGTCTACCCGCGGGAACTTGAAGATGTACTCTATGAGCATCCAGCAGTGAAGCTTTGTGCAGTCGTGGGCAAAGCTGATGCAGAGGCTGGTGAGGTCCCAAAGGCGTTTGTCGTTCTCAAAGAAGGCAGAGCTGTCTTAGCTGAGGATTTGATGACCTATGTTAACACAAAAGTCGCTTCGTACAAGGCAATCCGCGAGGTCGAATTCAGAAAAGAATTACCACTTAGTGCGGCGGGTAAGGTTTTGAGGAGACAACTAAAAGAACAGCAAAACTAG
- a CDS encoding cupin domain-containing protein, which yields MSNLDPLVAASNVYRAINENDRVRVLQVTFNPGDKAPMHRHPEHVVYVLKGGKLRLTTSSGSSSDIDLAQGQVVFLEAQNHEAINIGDSIVDLVVMELKK from the coding sequence ATGAGTAATTTGGATCCTTTGGTTGCTGCTTCAAACGTCTACAGAGCCATAAACGAAAACGACCGCGTAAGAGTACTTCAGGTAACCTTTAACCCCGGTGACAAAGCGCCCATGCACCGACACCCAGAACACGTCGTCTATGTACTAAAAGGCGGAAAACTAAGGCTTACCACCTCTTCGGGCTCTTCTAGCGACATCGACTTGGCGCAGGGGCAGGTGGTTTTTCTTGAGGCACAAAACCATGAGGCAATCAACATTGGGGATTCGATTGTTGATTTAGTTGTGATGGAGCTAAAGAAGTAG
- the gdhA gene encoding NADP-specific glutamate dehydrogenase: MYKSPEDFMTYVKEKNPNQPEFHQAVEEVINSVWPVIESTPKYQSANILERIVEPERVIMFRVTWVNDKGEVKVNKGYRIQMNSAIGPYKGGLRFHPTVNLSILKFLAFEQVFKNSLTTLPMGGAKGGSDFDPKGKSDAEVMRFCQNFMMELQRHVGPNLDVPAGDIGVGGREIGYMFGMYKKIQNEFTGVLTGKGLNWGGSLIRPEATGYGVAYFAEEMLKLKGESFKGKTVCISGSGNVAQYAVEKVTQLGGKVVTLSDSDGTIYDSEGISGAKLAFVMDLKNNKRGRIKEYITKYKNAVYLEGKRPWEIECDVALPCATQNEICGEAAKTLVKNDCMCVCEGANMPTEPQGVKVFLENEVLYGQGKAANAGGVATSGLEMSQNSMRLSWTREEVDARLRQIMKSIHETCVKYGKEGDSINYVKGANIGGFVKVADSMVDQGVV; this comes from the coding sequence ATGTATAAATCCCCCGAAGACTTCATGACATACGTAAAAGAAAAAAACCCCAACCAACCAGAATTTCACCAAGCAGTCGAAGAAGTTATAAATTCTGTTTGGCCAGTAATTGAAAGCACCCCAAAATATCAGTCAGCAAACATTTTGGAACGCATAGTTGAACCTGAACGCGTAATCATGTTCAGAGTAACATGGGTAAACGACAAAGGAGAAGTAAAAGTAAACAAAGGCTACCGTATCCAGATGAACAGCGCCATCGGACCCTACAAAGGCGGCCTCCGCTTCCACCCAACCGTCAACCTCAGCATCCTAAAATTCTTAGCCTTTGAACAAGTTTTCAAAAACTCCTTAACCACCCTACCAATGGGAGGAGCAAAAGGCGGCTCAGACTTCGACCCCAAAGGCAAAAGCGACGCCGAAGTCATGCGTTTCTGCCAGAACTTCATGATGGAACTCCAACGCCACGTCGGACCAAACCTAGACGTACCAGCAGGCGACATAGGCGTAGGTGGAAGAGAAATCGGATACATGTTCGGCATGTACAAGAAAATTCAAAACGAGTTCACAGGTGTATTAACTGGAAAAGGCCTCAACTGGGGCGGCAGCTTAATTCGACCAGAAGCCACAGGTTACGGCGTAGCTTACTTTGCTGAAGAAATGCTGAAATTAAAGGGTGAAAGCTTCAAAGGCAAAACCGTTTGCATTTCTGGTTCAGGAAACGTAGCTCAGTATGCTGTAGAAAAAGTAACCCAACTCGGCGGAAAAGTCGTCACCTTATCGGATAGCGACGGAACCATTTACGATTCAGAAGGCATTTCGGGCGCTAAACTAGCATTTGTTATGGATCTAAAGAACAACAAACGAGGCCGCATAAAAGAGTACATAACCAAATACAAGAACGCGGTGTACCTTGAAGGCAAACGACCCTGGGAAATCGAATGCGATGTAGCCCTACCTTGTGCTACACAGAACGAAATATGCGGAGAAGCAGCTAAAACCCTTGTAAAAAACGATTGTATGTGCGTATGCGAAGGCGCTAACATGCCGACGGAGCCCCAAGGCGTCAAAGTGTTCCTAGAAAACGAAGTCCTATATGGACAGGGAAAAGCCGCAAACGCCGGTGGTGTAGCCACTTCAGGACTAGAGATGTCACAGAATAGCATGCGCTTGTCTTGGACACGGGAAGAAGTGGACGCGCGTTTACGACAAATCATGAAATCCATCCATGAAACCTGCGTTAAATACGGCAAAGAAGGAGACTCCATAAACTACGTTAAAGGCGCAAACATCGGCGGCTTTGTGAAGGTCGCAGATTCAATGGTGGACCAAGGCGTTGTGTAA
- a CDS encoding Lrp/AsnC family transcriptional regulator — MATKLDDIDIAIIRALQKDARVSFASIAKNCNVSVDTISKRFKKLEGLGVARGTTVLLNPKSFGYDCVASFGIRADFSHINEILQFIKKMPDIVFSTQTMGRHSIFALVIVKNVAKLNEIKETIKGHPMVREIITSIWVSDILLCPSNFDLSMAGEAKTG, encoded by the coding sequence ATGGCCACAAAACTAGACGACATCGACATAGCAATCATCAGAGCCCTCCAAAAAGACGCCCGCGTCAGCTTTGCCTCAATCGCCAAGAACTGCAACGTCTCCGTTGACACAATCAGCAAAAGATTCAAAAAACTCGAAGGCCTGGGCGTGGCGAGGGGAACAACCGTTCTGTTGAACCCTAAAAGTTTTGGTTATGACTGTGTGGCTAGCTTCGGCATACGCGCTGACTTCTCACACATCAATGAGATACTGCAGTTCATAAAGAAAATGCCCGACATCGTTTTCTCCACCCAAACTATGGGTAGACACAGCATCTTTGCGTTGGTTATCGTTAAAAACGTGGCGAAACTCAACGAAATCAAAGAAACGATAAAGGGGCATCCGATGGTTAGAGAAATAATTACAAGCATCTGGGTTAGCGACATACTGCTCTGCCCTTCAAACTTTGATCTGTCAATGGCAGGAGAGGCTAAAACTGGATAA